TGTGCAAGGCACAGGGCACAGCCCAGGGGAAGTTTTCCTTCCCTCTAATACTCTTGCTCTCTCCTGCAGCCTGTACTGTGAGAAGCGGATCCTGGAGGCTGTGGGCCGCACAGGGCATCCCTTCCTGCTCTCCCTCCTTGCCTGCTTCCAGACCTCCAGCCATGCCTGCTTTGTGACTGAGTTTGTGCCTGGTGGCGACCTCATGATGCAGATCCACGAGGATGTCTTCCCAGAGCCCCAGGCCCGGTGGGTTCCatccctcctgcctgcctcttcCAGCGAACTTTACCTGGTTCCCTACACCCACTGTCTATATCCTGCTTTCCCCCAAGTGCCCAACAGCAGGGGAGCAGGAGTCAGAGTCTTTGGTTTATACCCTGGCACCAACTGACAGCATTTATGACCCTGGGCATCAGCTTATGAAGCTGtgcattagttttgtttttttttttttttttggagatggagtttcactcttgttgcccaggctggagtgcgatggcacgatctcggctcactgcaacctctgcctccctggttcaagcgattctcctgcctcagcctctcaagtagctgggattacaggcattggccaccacacctgtctaattttgtatttttagtagagatggggtttctccatgttggtcaggctggtctgtaactcctgacctcaggtgatctgcccatctcagcctcccaaagtgctgaaattacaggcgtgagccaccacacctggcgagtCTAagatattaatttgaaaaataggcACGATTGGccaggcgcccgtaatcccagcactttgggaggccgaggcgggcggatcacctgaggtcaggagttcatgaccagcctgaccaacttggtaaaatcttgtctccactaaaaatacaaaaaatagctgggcatggtggcacgcacctgtaatcccaactactcgagaggctgaggccggagaatcacttgaatccaggaggcagaggttgcagtgagctgagatcccgccactttACTCCAGTCTGACGatggcaagactccgtctaaaaaaaaaaaaaaaaggccggtgcggtggctcgcacctgtaatcccagcactttgggaggtcgaggcaggtggatcacgaggtcaagagatcgagaccattctggacaacatggtgaaaccacgtctctacgaaagctaaaaaaaaaacaatagctggatgtggtggcacgtgcctgtaatcctagctactggtgagccgagattgtgccactgcactccagcctgggtgacagagcgagactccctctcaaaaaaaaaaaaataaaaaataggcatgATGAGTATCAACTGCAGGGACCAACACTTGGTCCCTGGCACCATTTAAGGGCCCAGGAAGCTGGAAATCGAGGTGACCTTGGGACTGTTAGAGCACCCCCACTCTCAGCATGATGCTTGTCCCAGTCTCACTCATCTCTGACTGGCCGGGACATCCACGATCCCCCAGCCATGGCCATCCTGGtgcctccctgccctgcctccctggtCTTGGGCCTGAGTTCTCCCATAACCACCCCTGCAGCTTCTACGTGGCTTGTGTTGTCCTGGGGTTGCAGTTCTTACATGAGAAGAAGATCATTTACAGGTGACTTTTGTCCCAGGGatgcctgggggtgggggtggggtgggtgaggacacagacgCTGCCTCTCCTGCCTGGGCTGCTCCAGGCGTCGTTGCTGTTTCCTGGGTCTAAGCCCCCCTCATTCCGTTTGATCTGCACCCTTGCCCTCAGGGACCTGAAGTTGGATAACCTTCTGCTGGATGCCCAGGGATTCCTGAAGATCGCAGACTTTGGACTCTGCAAGGAAGGTGGGGGCTGCCCATTGGGATTCATATCTCCAGCCTTGTttacccagcctggccaataggatGATGGGCACATGGCATCTCCCAGGAAATCTCACCCACGGATGCCCTGGTTCCGCCGCTCCAGACCTCATTCCAGGGGACAGCTGGGCACACTGGCCCTTTCTTCCCAGTCCTAGAGGCTCGTATAGAGTCCCAGCCTGCACCTGGCCCGAGGGAGAGTCTATAGTCAGGGCTGGGAGAGGAGACTGAattctgccttttgtttttttctttctttattttttatctttttttttttttttttttgagacggagtcttgctgtgccgcccaggctggagcgcagtggcgtaatcttggctcactgcaacttctacctagtgggttcaagcaattctcctgcctcagcctcccaagtagctgggactacaggcgtgtaccatcacgcccggctaatttttgtattttttttagtagagacggggtttcactgtgttagccaggatggtctcgatctcctgacctcatgatccgcccacctcgacctcccaaagtgctgagattacagatgtgagccactacgcctggcttcttctttttttttttttttttttgagacggagtcttgccctgttgcccaggctggagtgcaatggcacgatcttggctcactgccacctctgcctccagggttcaagagattctcctgtctcagcttcccaagtagctgcaattataggcgcgtgccaccacaccccagcttattttttgtatctttagtagagacggggttttaccatgttggccaggctgatctcgaactcctgacctcatgatctgcccgcgttggcctcccaaagtgctgggattataggtgtgagccaccgtgcccggccgagttCTGCCTTCTGTGACCTTAGCCTGTGAGCTTGGCTCTCGCATGCAGTCAAATGGCGTCATAACCGTTCCCACCTCCTTGGGTACAGGGCAGGGCTTGGCACAGTCTAAGCTCCCTGGCATCATAAGGCTTGGCTGTTGAGGTTATTATGAATAGGCCACACCAATCTGCTTTTGGCGTACCTGTTGATTTGTAGGGATCGGCTTCGGGGACCGGACTAGCACCTTCTGCGGCACCCCGGAATTCCTGGCTCCCGAGGTGCTGACCCAGGAGGCGTACACACGGGCTGTGGACTGGTGGGGGCTGGGCGTGCTGCTCTATGAGATGCTGGTGGGTGAGGTGAGTGCTGGAGTGTGCTGTCTGGGCCTCTGGGTTGGAGTGGGGTGGCCCGTGCATCCTGCTGAGCCCCCATCTCCACAGTGCCCTTTCCCAGGGGACACAGAGGAAGAGGTGTTTGACTGTATCGTTAACATGGACGCTCCCTATCCCGGCTTTCTGTCGGTGCAAGGGCTTGAGCTCATTCAGAAGGTAAGCACTGCAGGGTCTGGGTCTGGGATGGATGGCCGCTCAAGGCCCATGTGCCCTCTGCCATGGGACAGCAGACCCCCTGCCACCCATCCGTAGAGCGCTCTGGGCCAGCGTGCTTGGGGCCTGTGGATGATGGCAGTGCCTGGGGCTGAATGCCCTAAGTGAGCGCCTGTCCTGTTGCCCAGCTCCTCCAGAAGTGCCCGGAGAAGCGCCTCGGGGCGGGTGAGCAGGATGCCGAGGAGATCAAGGTCCAGCCGTTCTTCAGGGTGAGTGGCTGGGGTGGCGGTGGTCCCCTGTGCCTGGCAGGGTAGGTGACACAGAGTGACTCATGGAGCTGCTGTTCCTGCCATCTCAGGCGCCTCTCCTTTTCCCCCAGACCACCAACTGGCAAGCCCTGCTCGCCCGCACCATCCAGCCCCCCTTCGTGCCCACCCTCTGTGGCCCCGCGGACCTGCGCTACTTTGAGGGCGAGTTCACAGGGCTGCCGCCTGCCCTGACCCCACCTGCACCCCACAGCCTCCTCACTGCCCGCCAACAGGCCGCCTTCCGGGACTTCGACTTTGTGTCAGAGCGATTCCTGGAGCCCTGAGGGCATCTCTTGGCATCTCTGTCCCCTTCCCCCACAGACTGCTAGAGCCTCTGCTTGCCTACCTGTGTGCCCTGCCTGGAGGTCCAGGCCTTGCCGGGTACTTATGAGCCCTTGGGACTCGAGGTGGCAGCCATGGGGCCACTGTTGTGGGCTTTGCTCAGTGTCACTGGGCAAAGTGTGTCCCCTCCCCCTCCAGCTCGCCCTCCTCTACCTCCCAGCGAGACCTGGCCCAGAAAGGGCGCCGCAACAAGGAGTgatgtggtttgtctttttaagACTAGACTTGCTTTATAGACTATTAAATTTGTAAAAGTGTGCACTGGCAGTCgcctgggtggggctggggtggagcCCCGGGTCTGCTGGGGCCTGAGCTGCCCACAggtccttttttccctttcttccttggAAGGCAGAACTGCCCACCGAGGCAGGGATCTGTCTGTCTTGAAGTTCAGTTCTGGGGCCTGGGAGGGGTGGGCAGGAGTGAGCGGCCCCAGGCCCTCCGAGGGCTGACCCTAGCTGGGGACAGGTCCCCTGGTTTTCAGGCACAAGATAGTAGCCCAGCCTCTAGCAACCCTAAACAGCTGGGctgctgccctcctcctcctcctcagcccagAGGGTCTCCCAGGACCCCGAGGGCCATCCACAGAAGAAGTGGGCCAGGTTGCGGGTCAGGCCTCGGTCGAAGGGGTTGCCGGGGCGCTGGCGGAGATAGGCAATGCGGTGTGAGGAGATGAATTCCCAGGTGGTGGTGTTGCTGGCCACCAGGTAGAGGTGTGAGGCGAGGAGCAGGCTGGCCACCAACGAGAGGAGGGACAGCAGCAGGAAGGTGGCGAACAGGAGCCCGCTGGATCGAAGCCACAGTCCCCAGGGCTGGAAGAACTGGAGGCCTGACCTGCAGGGCAGGGGACAGGGGCCTGGTgctgggggagggcaggggagcccTTCCCTCCCTGTGCTGGATCCCTGGGAGTCCTGGCTCTGTCCAGCCCTGTGGGAGCATACATCCCACCCTCCCCCTATGCCCGGGCAGCAGCACCCACCATGCCAGGTACAGGCCCCAGAGAAGCACCACCAGCTGCAGTGCCAGGTAGACCACAAAGAGTGGGTGGTTGCGCTCCCCTACACAGTTCTCCATCCAGGGGCAGTGGTGGTCGTAGCGGCGGACGCAACGGCGGCACTCATGGCAGTGCCGAGCCCTCAGGGGCTGCTGTGGGCATGGAGGAGAGTGGAGGCTCAGTGCCAGCCCTGCTGTGAGCCCACCACTGAGGGGAGGAATCAGGGCCTGATGATGGAAGGCCTTCTTGGAGGAGGGGTGAGGCCCCGgcactggggcaggaggaggtcGAGGAGTCTCAGCTTTGGCCCAACCTCTCCCAGGTGAGTGTCCCTGCATCACTCACCAGCACCAGGCAGTATCTGCAGCGCCGAAGAGGGATGGCTGGAGGAACCATGGCTGTCTGCTCCTCTTTGAGCTCCTCCTGGAATGAGGGGTGGGGTATAAGACAGGATCCCCTTGGGAGACAGGTGGCATTGGCGGGCAGCTCCCCTAGGGGCCGGCTTAGCTCTGGTTGTGGAGTTTAGGACCCATCCCGTGCAGAATGGAGGTGTGGGGTGCGGCGGAGCACCCTGGACTGAGGGTGGCTGTGTGATGTTTGCAAGTCTCTTCCTTTTCTGGGCCCCAGCAGTTTCCTCACTACTGTAGGATGGGGCTCTAGGGCTGGCAAGAGGATTCACTGAGCTGCCCCCACGAGAGCCtgcagcacagagcctggcatggaGACTGGTGGTGGCTGTTGAGTCCCTGTTGGTGAGAGTAAGGGCCCCTGGTTACCTGAGGCTGGGGCTGCGCATTCACGTAGCCGGGGTCCATGAGTGACACAGCGAGGTAGAGCAGCAGGGAGCCCAGCACCAGGAGCAGGAAGGTGAGGGGCAGGAGCAGCTCGCCCTGCTCCTCCCATTGCCGCAGCTCTGGAGAGGCCGGGAGAGCACAGTGAGGCTGGGCCGGGTAGAACAGGAGTGGGTGGGACTGGGTTGCAGTTGGAGGTGGGGAAGTGTGTTCCTGGCCCAGCAAAGACCTGGAGATGTTGGTTCCATGAGTGGTTGTGTGTGGCCAGCAGTTCATCTGAACTTTATCTGGAGGGTCAGAGGGAACCATGGAAGGTTATAAGGCCAGATCTGTTTTGGAAAACCTCATCGCTAGAGAAATGGATCAGGGGAAGCCTAGGGGCAGAGAATCTggccaggaggaagaagaggggagctGCAAAGGCCTGGCAGGAAGTGAGAGAGGAAGGAATGGACAGAGGGGGCTGCTGGGTGAAGGGAGCCAGACCTGACTGGATGTGGGACAGAAGGAGGAGGGGTCCAGCGTCTCTGGCTCTGCAATGGTGAGAGACTGGCCAGGTCTGAAATGCCTGAGAGAGATATGGGAGGGAGGGTGCAGCTGGCAGGCTCAGATGCTGCAGAGGGGCATAAGAAAGGGTCCAGTGGCTTCAGCTCATGGAGGTGACAGGATTTTGGGGAGGTAGGGTGCAGGGCAAGGAATGAGGGGGCATGAGACCACCAGACAGCGGAGTGTAGACAAATCCTGTGTCCCTTGTAAGGGGGAGCAGAGAAGAAAGGGTGGCTTTTGAGGGGGGTCGTTTTCTGATAGGGAGACCTGAGCAAGTTTTTAGGCTAAAGGGTGAAGGTGGTGGAGGAGGTCTGAGGTCTTGGGAGGAAAACCAGCAGGGGCCCCAGTCCAGAAACTGAGGCTGGACCACCATGGAAGGAGGGCTGGGGGCTGCTGTGGGTGACAGTGAGGGAGGCTGCCCGTGGCAGGTGAGGTGCTGGGTAGGGGGCTACTGAGGGGAATGAGGGAAATGGAGGTGGTAGGTGGGTGAATCTGTGGGAAGATGGGAGACAGGCCTCACCCCGTGGGGTGTTCTCTTGCCTGAGGGGTTGCCTGGACTTGGGGGTGTGGAGGGTGTGGGTGTGGACACAATGCCAATCTTTGCATCTAGTTGAGCCTCCTAATCGTAAGGATGGGAAGATTTGGGGTCAGTTCCTGGGAAGGAACTGGTGGGTCCCAGGATCAAGGGACATGGGGCTTAAGTCGGTCCTTGGATCTGGTGGGCACCGGCTGGGTCCTGGGATGGACAGGGCATTTGGCAATGATCAGGAAGATGCTGGGATTAATCAGGAATCAACGGGGTATCAGGCGGAGAGCGGGTGGCTATTGGAATGATAGATGGGGAGGGGGCTTCAGGAGCTGGCAGAGATCGGGCCAATCCCAGGATCTCCAGGGATTAGGCGGGAGACCCAGTGAGACCCGAAAGTCCGGGGAACCACGCGGGATCGGGTGGGTCCGGGGTCGCTTGGGGTCCGGCTCACCGGTATCGTGCAGGAAGAGCACCAGCGTGATCCCCCAGGTCAGCACGGTGTGCCCGGTCCGCACCAGGACCCCAGGGCTGAGGAGCGCCCAGGGGGTCATCGCCTCGGCCCGGGGCCCCACCCGGAAGAAGCGCCCAGAAGGGCGGGCCCTCCGAGGGAGGGGCACGCGGTCGCCCGGGGATTGGTGGATCTGGGCGCTGGGCAGGGCCGGACTGGATCAGGGAGTCTGCTTATTGGATGGCCGCTGCGGCCGAGTGGACCCTCAAGCCAACAGGTGCCTGAAGAGGCTGAGGGCGGGGCCGGCGCGCGCGCAGCTGGTAACTCCCCCAACTCCAGCCCCACCCGCCAGGTAACTTTTGAAAGCCCAGGCGCGCGCGCGCACCTCCCCCGCGCTCCCCTGTGCCCGCCCTCGCAGCCCTCGCGCATGCGCGTAGCTCCCTGGGCGCTTAAAAGATCCAGCGGTTTGCTGTGAGTCCGAGAGGCAAATTTGTGCCCATTTCGAAGATGTGATGACTAAGGTCTCCAGAGGGCCAGGGCTCGCCCAAGGTTGGTCTGTGGTGACAGCTTTACCTCCTTGCTATTTATTCTCAGATGTTGCAAACGGAGGAGAGAAAAGTGGAGGTATGTGGTGCACATTCTGACTATGGGTGATCCAACTTAGGCGGGAGTCAGAAATCCCAGCACTGCCCCTTCCtacctgtgtgaccctgggcgaGTTACTGAGCCCCTCTGagctgttttctgtctctataagaGGGATAACAATAGTGTCTTAAGGTGTTTGGGAGGACTAAATAATGGAAACGCCTTGTCTAGCACGGGGCTGTCTTGCCTCTCCTGCTGTGAGCCACCACCTACAGGCGGACTTTCCCCGCCAGAGGCTTCAGGCTGTCTTCCTTCCCTGTGTCCCCAGGGCCTTCCCCACTCAGCCCTGCCTTTCCACAGCACCTCCCACTGATACCAGCATCCTCCTCCGCCTCCATCTGATTGGCCCCATCCCAGCTCCTCCAGGGTACTCCTCtgacatctgttgtttttctcaGCTCAACATCCTTTTTTTGATTGGGGAATTGACTTCCCATCCCATGTGATTGGAGGGACTGCCCCTCACCCCTTAGGATGGCCAGCGGTAGGCTGTGGGCGTTCGACTCTGCAGAACCAATCACAGGCCTTCCATGAGATTACTGTCTAGATGCTGAGAGGAAGGGGCATTCTTTTGGATCTCAAGCCTAAGGAATGGGATATAAGGCAACCGAGAGCCATCTTTACGCTGTGCGGTGAGGGCCTACCCTGTCTGTGGCTGGAGAAAATGAGACTAacttataaagacacatagaGATGGATAAGCAGCACTAAAGGAGGGAGCGAGCGATGGTCTGAACAATATTGTCTGAGCCCTCCAGATTCAGCTGTCCCTGAAGCTGATACTAACTGCATCCCCTGGTTGCAAGTCAattcccacctttttttttttttccctccccccagacagagcctcactctgttgcctaggctggagtgcagtggcacgatctgggctcactgcaaactccgcctcccaggttcaagcgattctcctgcctcagcctcccaagtagctgggactacaggcgcccgccaccacgcccggctaattttctgtatttttagtagagacggggtttcaccgagttagccaggatggtctcgatctcctgacctcgtgatccacccaccttggcctcccaaagtgctgggattacaggcgtgagccaccgcgcccggcctgttttctgctttcttgagatggggtctcactatgttgcccaggatggcctcaaactcctgagctgaggcaatcttccccctcagcctccagagtagttgggactgcaggcgtgcacgaCCATGTCTGGCTTAAAGGGAGAATGAGGGAGTGGAGGGAAATGGTGAGGGCTTCAGTAGAGtaagggaaatgaaaaattcCGAAGGGTTGGTCATGGTAAATATGATTAGGCAGCTCTGTGTGCTCGCTAGCAATTATGAAAGTTAGGACTCTGTTCTCCTGCAGAGACTAGGAGACAGAGGCTCCAATCTTCCTGATATTACACTTCAATGGAATGGCCTTCAGGTCCTTGAATGGCCTTCAGCTCCTAAATtgtgacatacacacacatctcaaATGGACAGAGGAAGGATCACAATTTTAAGTTCCCATCCCaccacacttttcttttttttttttttttgagatggagtttcactctttttgcccaggctggagtgcaatggcactatcttggctcactgcaacatctgcctcccagtttcaagcgattctcctgcctcagcctcccaagtagctgggattacaggcatgtgccaccacgcctggctaattttgtatttttagtagagacagggattctccatgttggtcaggctggtctcgaactcccaacctcaagtgatctacctgccttggccccccagagtgctaggattgcaggtgtgagccactgcttttttttttttttttttgagacagtttcataCTGTCTgcctggtgtgatctcggctcactgcaaactccacctcttgggttcaagcgattctcctgccttagcttcccaagtagctggaattacaggcatgcgccaccatgcctggctaattttttttaattcttagtagagacaggatttcaccatgtcggccagggtACCCTTGAActccttgtgatccgcctgcctcggcctcccaaagtgctgggattacaggcgtgagccactgcgcccggccagaggtCACATTTCTTAGGGAGACTCAGTAAAATGACTTCATGGTTTAGACATCAGTCTGCTTTTGGAGAGGTAGGTCATGTTTGAAGGTGCTAAGTGGCaaaatatagtttctttttttttctctccaactttcattttaagctcaggggtacatgtgtaggatgtgcaggcttgttacataggtaaacgtgtgccacggtggtttgctgcacagctCATCCCGTCAcctaagtgttttgttttgttttgttttgtttttgaaatggagtcttgctctgtcacctgggctagagtgcaatggcacgatctcagctcactgcaaactctgcctcctgggttcaagcaattctcctgcctcagcctcctgagtagctgagattacaggtgcgtgccaccacaccagctaatttttgtgtttttagtagagatggggtttcaccattttggccaggctagtctcaaactcctgacctcaagggatccacccgctctggcctcccaaagtcctgagattacaggcatgagccactgcacccagcctggccacaAGTTTTTAAAAGGAGAGCCCTCGATATGCCAGGTTTTGTGCTGGGCTACAACAGAGCCTTGATGTGGCTTGCTGTTCACAGTCCAATGGGGGAGACAAGATAAAGCAACTTCAGCCCCATGAGATAAGTAGATGCTGTGATGGGATGAGCAGGAACTAGAGTGTTCCTGACACAGGAAATGGCAGGTACCAGGCCAAGGAGCTAGAGGAGGAGCACCTGGCACCTCTGAGGACCTTGTTTTCCCTCCTTTACTGTGGCAACCTTGAGGAAGTAAGT
Above is a window of Papio anubis isolate 15944 chromosome 13, Panubis1.0, whole genome shotgun sequence DNA encoding:
- the ZDHHC12 gene encoding probable palmitoyltransferase ZDHHC12 isoform X1, which produces MTPWALLSPGVLVRTGHTVLTWGITLVLFLHDTDKVQMNCWPHTTTHGTNISRSLLGQEHTSPPPTATQSHPLLFYPAQPHCALPASPELRQWEEQGELLLPLTFLLLVLGSLLLYLAVSLMDPGYVNAQPQPQEELKEEQTAMVPPAIPLRRCRYCLVLQPLRARHCHECRRCVRRYDHHCPWMENCVGERNHPLFVVYLALQLVVLLWGLYLAWSGLQFFQPWGLWLRSSGLLFATFLLLSLLSLVASLLLASHLYLVASNTTTWEFISSHRIAYLRQRPGNPFDRGLTRNLAHFFCGWPSGSWETLWAEEEEEGSSPAV
- the ZDHHC12 gene encoding probable palmitoyltransferase ZDHHC12 isoform X2 → MTPWALLSPGVLVRTGHTVLTWGITLVLFLHDTELRQWEEQGELLLPLTFLLLVLGSLLLYLAVSLMDPGYVNAQPQPQEELKEEQTAMVPPAIPLRRCRYCLVLQPLRARHCHECRRCVRRYDHHCPWMENCVGERNHPLFVVYLALQLVVLLWGLYLAWSGLQFFQPWGLWLRSSGLLFATFLLLSLLSLVASLLLASHLYLVASNTTTWEFISSHRIAYLRQRPGNPFDRGLTRNLAHFFCGWPSGSWETLWAEEEEEGSSPAV
- the ZDHHC12 gene encoding probable palmitoyltransferase ZDHHC12 isoform X3 — protein: MTPWALLSPGVLVRTGHTVLTWGITLVLFLHDTELRQWEEQGELLLPLTFLLLVLGSLLLYLAVSLMDPGYVNAQPQPQEELKEEQTAMVPPAIPLRRCRYCLVLQPLRARHCHECRRCVRRYDHHCPWMENCVGERNHPLFVVYLALQLVVLLWGLYLACTRPLSPALQVRPPVLPALGTVASIQRAPVRHLPAAVPPLVGGQPAPRLTPLPGGQQHHHLGIHLLTPHCLSPPAPRQPLRPRPDPQPGPLLLWMALGVLGDPLG
- the ZDHHC12 gene encoding probable palmitoyltransferase ZDHHC12 isoform X4, with the translated sequence MTPWALLSPGVLVRTGHTVLTWGITLVLFLHDTELRQWEEQGELLLPLTFLLLVLGSLLLYLAVSLMDPGYVNAQPQPQEELKEEQTAMVPPAIPLRRCRYCLVLQPLRARHCHECRRCVRRYDHHCPWMENCVGERNHPLFVVYLALQLVVLLWGLYLACPGDCGFDPAGSCSPPSCCCPSSRWWPACSSPHTSTWWPATPPPGNSSPHTALPISASAPATPSTEA